Proteins from one Physeter macrocephalus isolate SW-GA chromosome 16, ASM283717v5, whole genome shotgun sequence genomic window:
- the NAA40 gene encoding N-alpha-acetyltransferase 40 isoform X2, translating to MGLGDPLEAFPVFKKYDRNGLNVSIECKRVSGLEPATVDWAFDLTKTNMQTMYEQSEWGWKDREKREEMTDDRAWYLIAWENSSVPVAFSHFRFDVECGDEVLYCYEVQLESKVRRKGLGKFLIQILQLMANSTQMKKVMLTVFKHNHGAYQFFREALQFEIDDSSPSMSGCCGEDCSYEILSRRTKFGDSQHSHSGGHCGGCCH from the exons gTTAAATGTCTCCATTGAATGTAAGCGTGTGTCTGGCCTGGAGCCGGCCACCGTGGATTGGGCCTTCGACCTGACCAAGACCAATATGCAGACCAT GTATGAGCAGAGCGAGTGGGGctggaaggacagagagaaacGTGAGGAAATGACGGATGACCGGGCCTGGTACCTCATCGCTTGGGAAAACAGTTCGGTTCCCGTAGCCTTTTCTCACTTCCGGTTTGACGTGGAGTGCGGGGATGAAGTCCTGTACTG CTACGAAGTGCAACTGGAGAGCAAGGTGCGGCGGAAAGGTCTGGGGAAGTTCCTCATACAGATCCTGCAGCTCATGGCCAACAG cACACAGATGAAGAAAGTTATGTTAACGGTATTTAAGCACAATCATGGTGCCTACCAGTTCTTCAGAGAAGCGCTACA gTTTGAAATCGACGACTCTTCCCCAAGCATGTCCGGTTGCTGTGGGGAGGACTGCTCCTATGAGATCCTGAGCCGGAGGACCAAGTTTGGGGACAGCCAGCACTCCCATTCGGGCGGGCACTGTGGTGGCTGCTGCCACTGA